One region of Ictalurus furcatus strain D&B chromosome 17, Billie_1.0, whole genome shotgun sequence genomic DNA includes:
- the stard13b gene encoding stAR-related lipid transfer protein 13 isoform X4: MKISQIEAKEACEWLRAAGFPQYAQLFEDSQFPIDITPVKKDHDFLDKDLVEPLCRRLNTLNKCASMKLDVNLPKKKSEDSDSDDLFAISDKWTFEWSSRRWSRLLDEAGPREPVEESVLRATPSSESVLTDLSEPDVSSLHSESSSGSAGVRAHSGDDSDGSRRACSDSNAMLKLGIAHHSSDHPCYSSLPVKHGKLGRMRAKDFLRRMETLRSHEAAENGRRTLVISAPILQHEPEALKALQCVEINGHGVSSSHSSSEGSSSQSGGSTVSTPSLKERKAHRAEHKRSGMYLDDLDVFSGIVQGKRNEFRSYEDLVVHIPKDHKPGTFPKALSIESLSPTATPLSMALEAQRQPSMKEHRPVTQCCSRGSRVSIYDNVPGSHLYASTGDLIDLEKEDLFPHLDDILQHVNGLQQIVDHWSKNVLPTGESVEKGKVEQDGNMQSSSNITLDLEGHSVLEGQVTPSDGERDGVSLNETESTGIRERRDSGVGASLTRPNRLRWPSFQISNRLSHSVASLQITNQSAGQLSLLQRFSLLRLTAIMEKYSMSNKHGWTWSVPKFMKRMKVPDYKDKNVFGVPLIVHVQRFGQPLPLGLQQALRYLRSQCLDQVGLFRKSGVKSRIQALRQMNENSPEDVNYEDQSAYDVADMVKQFFRDLPEPLLTSKLGETFLHIYQYVPKDQRLQAVQAAIMLMSDENREVLQTLLCFLSDVTSSVQENQMTPMNIAVCLAPSLFHLNILKKENLCPRTMQKKYATGRPDQKDLNENLAATQGLAHMITECNRLFEIPHEMVTQSRNSYVEADLQAPTLEDLCKQQQHEEEEEDEGSWPVHLDSRLQVLLKEARDKAKGWVSCQSSNNTELAYKKVGDGNPLRRWRVSVEVEAPPSVVLNRVLRERHLWDVDLLQWRVCEVLDKQTEVFQYVLNRMPPHPSRDFVVLRSWRTDLPRGACSLVSVSIEHDECPLVGGVRGVVLESGYLLEPCGSGKSRLTHICRVDLKGRTPEWYNKAFGHLCAAEAARIRNSFQPIHADGPETKI; this comes from the exons AGATCGAAGCGAAGGAAGCTTGCGAGTGGCTCCGAGCTGCAGGTTTCCCGCAGTACGCGCAGCTTTTCGAAG ATTCACAGTTTCCCATCGACATCACTCCTGTAAAGAAAGATCACGACTTCTTGGATAAAGACCTTGTGGAACCTTTATGCAG GCGACTCAACACGTTAAACAAGTGCGCCTCTATGAAACTGGACGTGAATCTTCCCAAAAAGAAG AGTGAGGACTCGGACTCAGATGACTTGTTTGCCATTAGCGACAAATGGACCTTTGAATGGAGCAGTCGTCGTTGGTCCCGTCTCCTCGATGAGGCGGGGCCCAGGGAGCCAGTGGAGGAGTCCGTTCTTCGAGCCACACCCAGCAGCGAGAGTGTCCTGACAGACCTGAGCGAGCCTGACGTCTCATCCTTGCACAGCGAAAGCAGCAGTGGAAGCGCAGGAGTCCGAGCTCACAGTGGAGACGACTCGGACGGCTCGCGCCGTGCCTGCTCAGACTCAAATGCCATGCTCAAGCTAGGGATTGCCCATCATTCCTCAGACCATCCTTGCTACTCCTCACTTCCTGTCAAGCATGGCAAGCTGGGCCGGATGCGGGCCAAGGACTTCCTGCGACGCATGGAGACTCTGCGGTCGCATGAGGCAGCAGAAAATGGGCGCAGGACTTTGGTGATCAGTGCTCCCATTCTTCAACATGAACCTGAAGCCTTGAAGGCTCTCCAGTGTGTGGAGATTAATGGCCATGGTGTCTCAAGTTCACACTCGAGCAGTGAAGGTAGTAGCAGCCAATCCGGTGGCAGCACTGTCAGCACTCCAAGCCTGAAGGAACGCAAAGCCCACCGTGCTGAGCACAAGCGCAGTGGCATGTACCTGGATGACCTGGATGTCTTCTCTGGAATCGTTCAGGGTAAACGCAATGAATTCCGCTCTTACGAAGACCTGGTAGTGCACATCCCGAAAGACCACAAACCTGGAACCTTCCCGAAAGCTCTTTCCATTGAGAGTCTCTCACCCACAGCTACACCTCTCAGCATGGCTCTTGAAGCCCAGCGTCAGCCCAGCATGAAAGAGCATAGACCTGTTACACAGTGCTGCTCACGTGGTAGCCGCGTCAGCATCTACGACAATGTGCCCGGGTCACACCTCTACGCCAGCACCGGGGACCTCATCGATTTGGAAAAAGAGGACCTGTTCCCACACTTGGATGATATCCTACAGCACGTGAATGGCCTGCAGCAGATTGTGGACCACTGGTCCAAGAACGTTCTGCCTACTGGAGAGAGTGTGGAAAAGGGCAAAGTGGAGCAGGATGGGAACATGCAGTCCTCGAGTAACATCACGCTGGATTTGGAGGGTCACTCAGTGCTGGAGGGGCAGGTTACCCCCAGTGACGGGGAGAGGGATGGTGTTTCACTTAATGAAACTGAATCTACAGGAAttagagagaggagagactcTGGGGTTGGTGCTTCGCTCACCAGGCCAAATCG TTTGCGATGGCCGAGTTTCCAGATCTCCAACCGCCTCAGCCATTCAGTGGCTTCCCTACAGATCACCAACCAATCCGCAGGACAGCTCAGCCTGCTGCAGAGGTTCTCTCTGCTGCGGCTCACTGCCATCATGGAGAAGTACTCCATGTCTAACAAGCATGGCTGGACCTG GTCAGTGCCAAAGTTCATGAAGAGGATGAAGGTTCCTGACTATAAGGATAAGAACGTGTTTGGTGTTCCCCTCATTGTGCATGTCCAGCGTTTCGGTCAGCCTCTACCTCTGGGCCTCCAGCAGGCTCTCCGCTACCTCAGGAGCCAGTGTCTCGACCAG GTGGGACTCTTCCGCAAGTCTGGAGTGAAATCTCGCATCCAGGCTCTCAGGCAGATGAACGAGAACTCTCCGGAGGATGTGAATTATGAGGACCAGTCCGCCTACGATGTGGCCGACATGGTCAAGCAGTTCTTCAGAGATCTTCCCGAGCCGCTCCTCACCAGCAAGCTGGGAGAAACTTTCCTCCATATTTACCAGT ACGTGCCTAAGGACCAGCGGTTGCAGGCGGTCCAGGCAGCCATCATGCTGATGTCCGACGAGAACAGAGAAGTCCTGCAAACCTTGCTGTGCTTCCTCAGCGATGTCACTTCCTCTGTGCAGGAGAATCAGATGACACCCATGAATATTGCCGTGTGTTTAGCGCCCTCCCTTTTTCACCTCAATATCCTGAAGAAGGAAAACCTCTGTCCAAG AACCATGCAGAAGAAATACGCCACTGGAAGACCTGACCAAAAGGACCTGAATGAGAACCTGGCCGCCACTCAGGGTCTGGCACATATGATCACAGAGTGCAACCGGCTATTCGag ATTCCCCATGAAATGGTGACGCAGTCGCGAAACTCGTACGTGGAGGCGGACCTGCAGGCCCCGACGCTGGAGGACTTGTgtaagcagcagcagcatgaggaagaggaggaggacgaaGGCTCCTGGCCTGTGCACTTAGACTCCCGACTTCAAGTCCTGCTCAAGGAGGCGCGAGACAAAGCCAAGGGCTGGGTGTCCTGCCAAAGCTCCAATAACACCGAACTCGCATACAAGAAG GTAGGTGACGGGAACCCGTTGCGGCGCTGGCGTGTCTCAGTAGAGGTGGAAGCTCCTCCATCTGTGGTGCTGAACCGCGTACTGCGAGAGCGCCACCTGTGGGATGTGGATCTGCTGCAGTGGAGAGTGTGTGAAGTGCTGGACAAGCAGACTGAGGTCTTCCAATATGTCCTAAACCGCATGCCCCCACACCCCAGCAGGGACTTTGTAGTTCTCAG GTCGTGGAGGACAGATTTACCTCGGGGCGCATGCTCGCTCGTGTCCGTCTCCATCGAGCACGACGAGTGTCCTCTCGTAGGTGGTGTGAGGGGCGTCGTGCTCGAGTCTGGCTACCTGCTGGAGCCCTGCGGATCGGGCAAGTCTCGGCTCACACACATCTGCAGAGTGGACCTCAA AGGCAGAACTCCAGAATGGTACAACAAAGCGTTCGGTCACCTGTGTGCCGCCGAGGCCGCCCGTATCCGCAACTCCTTCCAGCCCATCCATGCAGATGGACCAGAGACTAAAATCTGA
- the stard13b gene encoding stAR-related lipid transfer protein 13 isoform X5 yields the protein MSTKRRHGGAEIEAKEACEWLRAAGFPQYAQLFEDSQFPIDITPVKKDHDFLDKDLVEPLCRRLNTLNKCASMKLDVNLPKKKSEDSDSDDLFAISDKWTFEWSSRRWSRLLDEAGPREPVEESVLRATPSSESVLTDLSEPDVSSLHSESSSGSAGVRAHSGDDSDGSRRACSDSNAMLKLGIAHHSSDHPCYSSLPVKHGKLGRMRAKDFLRRMETLRSHEAAENGRRTLVISAPILQHEPEALKALQCVEINGHGVSSSHSSSEGSSSQSGGSTVSTPSLKERKAHRAEHKRSGMYLDDLDVFSGIVQGKRNEFRSYEDLVVHIPKDHKPGTFPKALSIESLSPTATPLSMALEAQRQPSMKEHRPVTQCCSRGSRVSIYDNVPGSHLYASTGDLIDLEKEDLFPHLDDILQHVNGLQQIVDHWSKNVLPTGESVEKGKVEQDGNMQSSSNITLDLEGHSVLEGQVTPSDGERDGVSLNETESTGIRERRDSGVGASLTRPNRLRWPSFQISNRLSHSVASLQITNQSAGQLSLLQRFSLLRLTAIMEKYSMSNKHGWTWSVPKFMKRMKVPDYKDKNVFGVPLIVHVQRFGQPLPLGLQQALRYLRSQCLDQVGLFRKSGVKSRIQALRQMNENSPEDVNYEDQSAYDVADMVKQFFRDLPEPLLTSKLGETFLHIYQYVPKDQRLQAVQAAIMLMSDENREVLQTLLCFLSDVTSSVQENQMTPMNIAVCLAPSLFHLNILKKENLCPRTMQKKYATGRPDQKDLNENLAATQGLAHMITECNRLFEIPHEMVTQSRNSYVEADLQAPTLEDLCKQQQHEEEEEDEGSWPVHLDSRLQVLLKEARDKAKGWVSCQSSNNTELAYKKVGDGNPLRRWRVSVEVEAPPSVVLNRVLRERHLWDVDLLQWRVCEVLDKQTEVFQYVLNRMPPHPSRDFVVLRSWRTDLPRGACSLVSVSIEHDECPLVGGVRGVVLESGYLLEPCGSGKSRLTHICRVDLKGRTPEWYNKAFGHLCAAEAARIRNSFQPIHADGPETKI from the exons AGATCGAAGCGAAGGAAGCTTGCGAGTGGCTCCGAGCTGCAGGTTTCCCGCAGTACGCGCAGCTTTTCGAAG ATTCACAGTTTCCCATCGACATCACTCCTGTAAAGAAAGATCACGACTTCTTGGATAAAGACCTTGTGGAACCTTTATGCAG GCGACTCAACACGTTAAACAAGTGCGCCTCTATGAAACTGGACGTGAATCTTCCCAAAAAGAAG AGTGAGGACTCGGACTCAGATGACTTGTTTGCCATTAGCGACAAATGGACCTTTGAATGGAGCAGTCGTCGTTGGTCCCGTCTCCTCGATGAGGCGGGGCCCAGGGAGCCAGTGGAGGAGTCCGTTCTTCGAGCCACACCCAGCAGCGAGAGTGTCCTGACAGACCTGAGCGAGCCTGACGTCTCATCCTTGCACAGCGAAAGCAGCAGTGGAAGCGCAGGAGTCCGAGCTCACAGTGGAGACGACTCGGACGGCTCGCGCCGTGCCTGCTCAGACTCAAATGCCATGCTCAAGCTAGGGATTGCCCATCATTCCTCAGACCATCCTTGCTACTCCTCACTTCCTGTCAAGCATGGCAAGCTGGGCCGGATGCGGGCCAAGGACTTCCTGCGACGCATGGAGACTCTGCGGTCGCATGAGGCAGCAGAAAATGGGCGCAGGACTTTGGTGATCAGTGCTCCCATTCTTCAACATGAACCTGAAGCCTTGAAGGCTCTCCAGTGTGTGGAGATTAATGGCCATGGTGTCTCAAGTTCACACTCGAGCAGTGAAGGTAGTAGCAGCCAATCCGGTGGCAGCACTGTCAGCACTCCAAGCCTGAAGGAACGCAAAGCCCACCGTGCTGAGCACAAGCGCAGTGGCATGTACCTGGATGACCTGGATGTCTTCTCTGGAATCGTTCAGGGTAAACGCAATGAATTCCGCTCTTACGAAGACCTGGTAGTGCACATCCCGAAAGACCACAAACCTGGAACCTTCCCGAAAGCTCTTTCCATTGAGAGTCTCTCACCCACAGCTACACCTCTCAGCATGGCTCTTGAAGCCCAGCGTCAGCCCAGCATGAAAGAGCATAGACCTGTTACACAGTGCTGCTCACGTGGTAGCCGCGTCAGCATCTACGACAATGTGCCCGGGTCACACCTCTACGCCAGCACCGGGGACCTCATCGATTTGGAAAAAGAGGACCTGTTCCCACACTTGGATGATATCCTACAGCACGTGAATGGCCTGCAGCAGATTGTGGACCACTGGTCCAAGAACGTTCTGCCTACTGGAGAGAGTGTGGAAAAGGGCAAAGTGGAGCAGGATGGGAACATGCAGTCCTCGAGTAACATCACGCTGGATTTGGAGGGTCACTCAGTGCTGGAGGGGCAGGTTACCCCCAGTGACGGGGAGAGGGATGGTGTTTCACTTAATGAAACTGAATCTACAGGAAttagagagaggagagactcTGGGGTTGGTGCTTCGCTCACCAGGCCAAATCG TTTGCGATGGCCGAGTTTCCAGATCTCCAACCGCCTCAGCCATTCAGTGGCTTCCCTACAGATCACCAACCAATCCGCAGGACAGCTCAGCCTGCTGCAGAGGTTCTCTCTGCTGCGGCTCACTGCCATCATGGAGAAGTACTCCATGTCTAACAAGCATGGCTGGACCTG GTCAGTGCCAAAGTTCATGAAGAGGATGAAGGTTCCTGACTATAAGGATAAGAACGTGTTTGGTGTTCCCCTCATTGTGCATGTCCAGCGTTTCGGTCAGCCTCTACCTCTGGGCCTCCAGCAGGCTCTCCGCTACCTCAGGAGCCAGTGTCTCGACCAG GTGGGACTCTTCCGCAAGTCTGGAGTGAAATCTCGCATCCAGGCTCTCAGGCAGATGAACGAGAACTCTCCGGAGGATGTGAATTATGAGGACCAGTCCGCCTACGATGTGGCCGACATGGTCAAGCAGTTCTTCAGAGATCTTCCCGAGCCGCTCCTCACCAGCAAGCTGGGAGAAACTTTCCTCCATATTTACCAGT ACGTGCCTAAGGACCAGCGGTTGCAGGCGGTCCAGGCAGCCATCATGCTGATGTCCGACGAGAACAGAGAAGTCCTGCAAACCTTGCTGTGCTTCCTCAGCGATGTCACTTCCTCTGTGCAGGAGAATCAGATGACACCCATGAATATTGCCGTGTGTTTAGCGCCCTCCCTTTTTCACCTCAATATCCTGAAGAAGGAAAACCTCTGTCCAAG AACCATGCAGAAGAAATACGCCACTGGAAGACCTGACCAAAAGGACCTGAATGAGAACCTGGCCGCCACTCAGGGTCTGGCACATATGATCACAGAGTGCAACCGGCTATTCGag ATTCCCCATGAAATGGTGACGCAGTCGCGAAACTCGTACGTGGAGGCGGACCTGCAGGCCCCGACGCTGGAGGACTTGTgtaagcagcagcagcatgaggaagaggaggaggacgaaGGCTCCTGGCCTGTGCACTTAGACTCCCGACTTCAAGTCCTGCTCAAGGAGGCGCGAGACAAAGCCAAGGGCTGGGTGTCCTGCCAAAGCTCCAATAACACCGAACTCGCATACAAGAAG GTAGGTGACGGGAACCCGTTGCGGCGCTGGCGTGTCTCAGTAGAGGTGGAAGCTCCTCCATCTGTGGTGCTGAACCGCGTACTGCGAGAGCGCCACCTGTGGGATGTGGATCTGCTGCAGTGGAGAGTGTGTGAAGTGCTGGACAAGCAGACTGAGGTCTTCCAATATGTCCTAAACCGCATGCCCCCACACCCCAGCAGGGACTTTGTAGTTCTCAG GTCGTGGAGGACAGATTTACCTCGGGGCGCATGCTCGCTCGTGTCCGTCTCCATCGAGCACGACGAGTGTCCTCTCGTAGGTGGTGTGAGGGGCGTCGTGCTCGAGTCTGGCTACCTGCTGGAGCCCTGCGGATCGGGCAAGTCTCGGCTCACACACATCTGCAGAGTGGACCTCAA AGGCAGAACTCCAGAATGGTACAACAAAGCGTTCGGTCACCTGTGTGCCGCCGAGGCCGCCCGTATCCGCAACTCCTTCCAGCCCATCCATGCAGATGGACCAGAGACTAAAATCTGA
- the stard13b gene encoding stAR-related lipid transfer protein 13 isoform X3 translates to MTARELRLRRSFSQQLRYSTCRAWALLAKKGRQRRLAEIEAKEACEWLRAAGFPQYAQLFEDSQFPIDITPVKKDHDFLDKDLVEPLCRRLNTLNKCASMKLDVNLPKKKSEDSDSDDLFAISDKWTFEWSSRRWSRLLDEAGPREPVEESVLRATPSSESVLTDLSEPDVSSLHSESSSGSAGVRAHSGDDSDGSRRACSDSNAMLKLGIAHHSSDHPCYSSLPVKHGKLGRMRAKDFLRRMETLRSHEAAENGRRTLVISAPILQHEPEALKALQCVEINGHGVSSSHSSSEGSSSQSGGSTVSTPSLKERKAHRAEHKRSGMYLDDLDVFSGIVQGKRNEFRSYEDLVVHIPKDHKPGTFPKALSIESLSPTATPLSMALEAQRQPSMKEHRPVTQCCSRGSRVSIYDNVPGSHLYASTGDLIDLEKEDLFPHLDDILQHVNGLQQIVDHWSKNVLPTGESVEKGKVEQDGNMQSSSNITLDLEGHSVLEGQVTPSDGERDGVSLNETESTGIRERRDSGVGASLTRPNRLRWPSFQISNRLSHSVASLQITNQSAGQLSLLQRFSLLRLTAIMEKYSMSNKHGWTWSVPKFMKRMKVPDYKDKNVFGVPLIVHVQRFGQPLPLGLQQALRYLRSQCLDQVGLFRKSGVKSRIQALRQMNENSPEDVNYEDQSAYDVADMVKQFFRDLPEPLLTSKLGETFLHIYQYVPKDQRLQAVQAAIMLMSDENREVLQTLLCFLSDVTSSVQENQMTPMNIAVCLAPSLFHLNILKKENLCPRTMQKKYATGRPDQKDLNENLAATQGLAHMITECNRLFEIPHEMVTQSRNSYVEADLQAPTLEDLCKQQQHEEEEEDEGSWPVHLDSRLQVLLKEARDKAKGWVSCQSSNNTELAYKKVGDGNPLRRWRVSVEVEAPPSVVLNRVLRERHLWDVDLLQWRVCEVLDKQTEVFQYVLNRMPPHPSRDFVVLRSWRTDLPRGACSLVSVSIEHDECPLVGGVRGVVLESGYLLEPCGSGKSRLTHICRVDLKGRTPEWYNKAFGHLCAAEAARIRNSFQPIHADGPETKI, encoded by the exons AGATCGAAGCGAAGGAAGCTTGCGAGTGGCTCCGAGCTGCAGGTTTCCCGCAGTACGCGCAGCTTTTCGAAG ATTCACAGTTTCCCATCGACATCACTCCTGTAAAGAAAGATCACGACTTCTTGGATAAAGACCTTGTGGAACCTTTATGCAG GCGACTCAACACGTTAAACAAGTGCGCCTCTATGAAACTGGACGTGAATCTTCCCAAAAAGAAG AGTGAGGACTCGGACTCAGATGACTTGTTTGCCATTAGCGACAAATGGACCTTTGAATGGAGCAGTCGTCGTTGGTCCCGTCTCCTCGATGAGGCGGGGCCCAGGGAGCCAGTGGAGGAGTCCGTTCTTCGAGCCACACCCAGCAGCGAGAGTGTCCTGACAGACCTGAGCGAGCCTGACGTCTCATCCTTGCACAGCGAAAGCAGCAGTGGAAGCGCAGGAGTCCGAGCTCACAGTGGAGACGACTCGGACGGCTCGCGCCGTGCCTGCTCAGACTCAAATGCCATGCTCAAGCTAGGGATTGCCCATCATTCCTCAGACCATCCTTGCTACTCCTCACTTCCTGTCAAGCATGGCAAGCTGGGCCGGATGCGGGCCAAGGACTTCCTGCGACGCATGGAGACTCTGCGGTCGCATGAGGCAGCAGAAAATGGGCGCAGGACTTTGGTGATCAGTGCTCCCATTCTTCAACATGAACCTGAAGCCTTGAAGGCTCTCCAGTGTGTGGAGATTAATGGCCATGGTGTCTCAAGTTCACACTCGAGCAGTGAAGGTAGTAGCAGCCAATCCGGTGGCAGCACTGTCAGCACTCCAAGCCTGAAGGAACGCAAAGCCCACCGTGCTGAGCACAAGCGCAGTGGCATGTACCTGGATGACCTGGATGTCTTCTCTGGAATCGTTCAGGGTAAACGCAATGAATTCCGCTCTTACGAAGACCTGGTAGTGCACATCCCGAAAGACCACAAACCTGGAACCTTCCCGAAAGCTCTTTCCATTGAGAGTCTCTCACCCACAGCTACACCTCTCAGCATGGCTCTTGAAGCCCAGCGTCAGCCCAGCATGAAAGAGCATAGACCTGTTACACAGTGCTGCTCACGTGGTAGCCGCGTCAGCATCTACGACAATGTGCCCGGGTCACACCTCTACGCCAGCACCGGGGACCTCATCGATTTGGAAAAAGAGGACCTGTTCCCACACTTGGATGATATCCTACAGCACGTGAATGGCCTGCAGCAGATTGTGGACCACTGGTCCAAGAACGTTCTGCCTACTGGAGAGAGTGTGGAAAAGGGCAAAGTGGAGCAGGATGGGAACATGCAGTCCTCGAGTAACATCACGCTGGATTTGGAGGGTCACTCAGTGCTGGAGGGGCAGGTTACCCCCAGTGACGGGGAGAGGGATGGTGTTTCACTTAATGAAACTGAATCTACAGGAAttagagagaggagagactcTGGGGTTGGTGCTTCGCTCACCAGGCCAAATCG TTTGCGATGGCCGAGTTTCCAGATCTCCAACCGCCTCAGCCATTCAGTGGCTTCCCTACAGATCACCAACCAATCCGCAGGACAGCTCAGCCTGCTGCAGAGGTTCTCTCTGCTGCGGCTCACTGCCATCATGGAGAAGTACTCCATGTCTAACAAGCATGGCTGGACCTG GTCAGTGCCAAAGTTCATGAAGAGGATGAAGGTTCCTGACTATAAGGATAAGAACGTGTTTGGTGTTCCCCTCATTGTGCATGTCCAGCGTTTCGGTCAGCCTCTACCTCTGGGCCTCCAGCAGGCTCTCCGCTACCTCAGGAGCCAGTGTCTCGACCAG GTGGGACTCTTCCGCAAGTCTGGAGTGAAATCTCGCATCCAGGCTCTCAGGCAGATGAACGAGAACTCTCCGGAGGATGTGAATTATGAGGACCAGTCCGCCTACGATGTGGCCGACATGGTCAAGCAGTTCTTCAGAGATCTTCCCGAGCCGCTCCTCACCAGCAAGCTGGGAGAAACTTTCCTCCATATTTACCAGT ACGTGCCTAAGGACCAGCGGTTGCAGGCGGTCCAGGCAGCCATCATGCTGATGTCCGACGAGAACAGAGAAGTCCTGCAAACCTTGCTGTGCTTCCTCAGCGATGTCACTTCCTCTGTGCAGGAGAATCAGATGACACCCATGAATATTGCCGTGTGTTTAGCGCCCTCCCTTTTTCACCTCAATATCCTGAAGAAGGAAAACCTCTGTCCAAG AACCATGCAGAAGAAATACGCCACTGGAAGACCTGACCAAAAGGACCTGAATGAGAACCTGGCCGCCACTCAGGGTCTGGCACATATGATCACAGAGTGCAACCGGCTATTCGag ATTCCCCATGAAATGGTGACGCAGTCGCGAAACTCGTACGTGGAGGCGGACCTGCAGGCCCCGACGCTGGAGGACTTGTgtaagcagcagcagcatgaggaagaggaggaggacgaaGGCTCCTGGCCTGTGCACTTAGACTCCCGACTTCAAGTCCTGCTCAAGGAGGCGCGAGACAAAGCCAAGGGCTGGGTGTCCTGCCAAAGCTCCAATAACACCGAACTCGCATACAAGAAG GTAGGTGACGGGAACCCGTTGCGGCGCTGGCGTGTCTCAGTAGAGGTGGAAGCTCCTCCATCTGTGGTGCTGAACCGCGTACTGCGAGAGCGCCACCTGTGGGATGTGGATCTGCTGCAGTGGAGAGTGTGTGAAGTGCTGGACAAGCAGACTGAGGTCTTCCAATATGTCCTAAACCGCATGCCCCCACACCCCAGCAGGGACTTTGTAGTTCTCAG GTCGTGGAGGACAGATTTACCTCGGGGCGCATGCTCGCTCGTGTCCGTCTCCATCGAGCACGACGAGTGTCCTCTCGTAGGTGGTGTGAGGGGCGTCGTGCTCGAGTCTGGCTACCTGCTGGAGCCCTGCGGATCGGGCAAGTCTCGGCTCACACACATCTGCAGAGTGGACCTCAA AGGCAGAACTCCAGAATGGTACAACAAAGCGTTCGGTCACCTGTGTGCCGCCGAGGCCGCCCGTATCCGCAACTCCTTCCAGCCCATCCATGCAGATGGACCAGAGACTAAAATCTGA